GCGCGAGAGAGCCCCCGGAGCCGAATCTCATGCCTTCCCCTGCACGGATTCGATCGCCGGAGGCTCTACAGGCAAGCTAGTGCCCTGCGGGCACCACCGTCAAGACGGACAGGAGTGAGCGATGCCGAGCTTTCAACAGAGTCCACCGGCAGCTGAGGCCTTGCCCACGGCCGCATTGCGCCTGCCACCGCTACCCGATGGTCTGGCCGGAGTGAGGGTGCGACGCAGCACACGCCGCCGCAAGACGGTTTCGGCGCGTCTGGAGGCGGGCGAGATCATCGTCTTCCTGCCTTGCGGGCTATCCACGTCCCAAGAGCAGGAGTGGGTGAACCGGATGGTGGAGCGCGTGGTGACCAAGCGAGCGCGCCCAGCCCGTTCGGACGAGGAGCTGGCCCGCCGGGCCGACGAGATCGCCACCCGCTACCTCGACGTGCCTGCCGGATGCGAGTTGCGGGCCTCATCGGTGCGTTGGGTGACCAATATGAACCATCGGGGGGGATCGTGCAGCGTCGATACCGGGGCGATCCGGCTGAGTGACCGGCTAAGGCAGATGCCCGACTGGGTGGTCGGCTACGTGCTCGCCCACGAGCTGGCCCACCTCAAATATGCCGGGCATGGCCCGAAGTTCTGGGCCCTGGTCAAGCACTATCCGCAGGCCGAGCGTGCCGGCGGCTACCTGGACGGTTGGAGCGCCGCCCGCTCGTCCACACCGGGCAGCTAGTCGTCGGCGTTCCCCGACTCGTCGCGGCGTTCCCGCTCGGCCTGCTCCAGCAGCTGCGCCAACTCCACGTCCATCTCGTCGCCGGCGGCCGTGTCCTGGTCCGGGGCGAGCAGCCGCAGCGGGTCGTCCAAGTCGTCGGCGCTGGGCATGAGATCGGGATGCGCCCACACGGCGTCCCGCCCGGCCACGCCGCGCTCACGGGTGAGTCCCGCCCACAGGTTGGCGGCATCGCGGATCCTGCGGGGAGCCAGCTCCAGACCCACCAGCGCGGAAAACAGCTGCTGAGCAGGACTGTTGGTGGCCCGACGGCGCCGGACGACCTCGGACAGCGCATTCGCGGCGTGCGGCATCCACCTGCTCACCGTGGTCGCGGTCACTTCGTCCACCCATCCCTCGACCAGCGCCAGCAGCGTCTCCAGCCGCGCCAGGATCTCGAGTTGGAGATCGGACTGGGTGGGGGAGAACAGCCGGCCCTGCAACTGCTCGCTGAGTTCCGCGAGGCGTTCGGGAGTCAAGGAGCTGAGATCGCTGACTTCGATCGTCGAGGTGATGGCGCCGACATCGATGGTGATCTCGCGAGCGTAGTGCTCCAGCAGGGCCAGCATCTGCGGGACGAGCCAGCCGACGTGGGCGAACAGTCGTTGCCGGGCGCCTTCGCGGACCGCAAGATAGATGCGCACATCGTTGTCGGAGATGCCCAGTCCTGAGCTGAAGCCGCTGACGTTGGTGGGCAGCAGCACCACCTGCGGCGCCGGCAGCAACTGCATGCCGATCTCGCTGCCCGAAACGATCACGCCGGAGATCTTGCCCATGGCCTGCGCAAGCTGGGCGGTGTACATCGCACCAGCCGAGGTGCGCAGCATGGGAGCCATCATCGCGCCGAACTGACCGAGTTCGGCGGGTACCCCTTCGGCCGAGGAGAACTGCTCACCGAACGAGGTGGCCAGAGCGTCCGCGATGCGCGTCACGATCGGTTCGGCGATGGTGCGCCAGGCACCCATGGTGTTCTCGACCCATTCGGCCCGGCTCCACGCGGCGGCCGGACGAGTGAGTGCATCGAAGCTGACATGTTGATCCAGCCACAGGCTGGCAAGCCGATCCGCCTCCGCGACATCGTGCTGATCCCGCTGGCTGGGCGCCGGGTCCGGGCCGAGCGATGCCGCCACATGGCGCGCCGTCGCCTTGGCGTAACTCCAATCGATGCCCTTGCCGTCGCTGGTGCCGGCCATGGACGCCATCGCCTGCTGCAACTGGGCGATCAGCTTGTTGAAGTCGAAATCATCGCCGGAGCCGCCGAACTGGGCGAACCAATTGGCCATGTCGTCGTTCATCGCTCACCATCGTTCCTGGTTCTTGCCTGACATCCATTCAACCGCACCGGACAACCGGCCCGTGCCCTGGTTGGCCCAACAGGTAGAGTCAGGACATACCTATCTGCAATGGAAGGGCAGGCCTATGACCAAACAAGGCTGGACGGCCGTCGTCTCCACAGCCTTGTTCGTCATGCTCATCATCGCGATCTCGCTTATCCCGGTGCCTTTCGTGCGCTGGTCGTCGGGCCCGGCGATCGATCTGCTGGGCAGCAATGGTGACAACTCGGTGCTGCAGATCAGTGGTGCGAACAGCTACCCTGCGACCGGCGAATTGCTGCTGCCCACCGTCTCGGTGACGAAGGCGGATTCCGAGATGACGCTGCCGCAGGCATTCCTGGCCTATGTGATGCCGGACGAAACGGTGCTGCCGCGTGAGAAGGTCTACCCGGCGGGACTGCCCGCCGATCAGCAGCAGGGCAACGAGAACAAACTCATGACCGATTCTCAGCGTGATGCGGCGGTGGCTGCGCTGATGGCCGCGGGCATCCCCGTCCAGCCGCTGCCCCAGGTCACCCAGGTATCCAGTTCCGGGCCCTCCTACGGCAAGGTCGAGGTCGGTGATCTCATCAGCACCGTCAACGGGTCGGTGGTGGAGCGCCGATCCGAGGTCCGGGCCATTCTGAATCAGGAGCAGCCCGGCTCGGTGATTCGGCTGGGCCTGCTGCGCGCCAATCAGCAACTGGAAGTCTTCGTCGTCGCGGTGGCCTCCCAGGACGACCCGTCGGTCGCCCAGATCGGCGTCGAACTGGAGAACAGCTACCAGCACTCGGTGGACGTCCAGCTGAACATCACCCCCGGTGTGGTCGGCTCATCGGGCGGTCTGCCGTTCGCCCTGGCGATCTATGACGATCTGACCTCCGGCGCGCTGATCGATGGGCGCGTGGTGGCCGCGACCGGCACGATCACCGCCACCGGGGACGTCGGCTCGATCGGCGCCCTGCGGCAGAAGCTGCGCGGTGCAGAACACGCAGGCGCTCAGATCATGCTGGTTCCCGAGGGCAACTGCGTGGACATCGAAGGCGTTGACACGTCGGTGACGGTCGTCAAGGTGACCAAATTGACAGACGCGATCACTAGCCTGGAATTACTGAAGAATCCGAGTACTGCCGATCAGGTGCCGAGATGTTGAGCAATCACGAACAGCAGACCGAAGCGCTGCTGGCCGGACTCATTGAGGTCGAGCGCTACGTGGGTGTGGCCGGCTGGGATCAGCCGGCCCGCCTTTTTGCCCTCGTCCCCACGACCGCGCTGCTCGAAGCCGAGCCCGCGCTGGCCGATCAGCTGACGGTGACCGGTCCGGACGCGTTGTCGTCCATCGAACAAGACGGTTTTCACCCTGGCACTGATCTGATGACCGCGCTCTCGCAGATCTGCTGGCCGCCGACGGTCGCCGGCTGTGCCTTGTCGACCGAACGCAGCTTCCTGCCGGCCGGGGCCGAACAGGACATCCCCGCCAATCCGGAGCTCGCCGCCGAGTTCGTGGCCCAGCATCCGCAGCGGCAGGATCTGCGGGTGGTCGCCGGCGCAGTGCGTGCAACCGACGGCGCGATTCTCACCCACTGCGTGGCTCGCGTGGCCACCAATCCCGACGATTTACTTGTCGGGGCCGACATGGTGCCGGCCCTGACGCAAGCTGTTGCCTGGACGCTGCAAGACAACGAGGGGAACTCATGAGCTCCACCATCACCGGTGATCGCGCCGCACCGAGACGACGCAATGCACTGGCTCCGACGATAGCCATCTTGGCAGTAGTGATGCTGCTGTTCATTCTCTTCGCGCGGATCTGGACCGACCTGCTGTGGTACCGCTCGGTCGATGCCACCCAGGTCTTCACCGTGCGCCTGATCAGCACGATGGGGCTCTTTGCCATCTTCGGCATCCTGATGGGCGCTGCCGCCTGGATCAATATGGCAATCGCCTACCGGTTGCGCCCGCGCGGCGCCCAGGCGGCCAACTCGTCCAGCACGCTCGGCAACTATCGCCAACTGATGGAAAGGCGTCCCCAGCTGGTGATCGCCGTGCCGTCGGTGC
The Brooklawnia propionicigenes DNA segment above includes these coding regions:
- a CDS encoding M48 family metallopeptidase, yielding MPSFQQSPPAAEALPTAALRLPPLPDGLAGVRVRRSTRRRKTVSARLEAGEIIVFLPCGLSTSQEQEWVNRMVERVVTKRARPARSDEELARRADEIATRYLDVPAGCELRASSVRWVTNMNHRGGSCSVDTGAIRLSDRLRQMPDWVVGYVLAHELAHLKYAGHGPKFWALVKHYPQAERAGGYLDGWSAARSSTPGS
- a CDS encoding zinc-dependent metalloprotease; the protein is MNDDMANWFAQFGGSGDDFDFNKLIAQLQQAMASMAGTSDGKGIDWSYAKATARHVAASLGPDPAPSQRDQHDVAEADRLASLWLDQHVSFDALTRPAAAWSRAEWVENTMGAWRTIAEPIVTRIADALATSFGEQFSSAEGVPAELGQFGAMMAPMLRTSAGAMYTAQLAQAMGKISGVIVSGSEIGMQLLPAPQVVLLPTNVSGFSSGLGISDNDVRIYLAVREGARQRLFAHVGWLVPQMLALLEHYAREITIDVGAITSTIEVSDLSSLTPERLAELSEQLQGRLFSPTQSDLQLEILARLETLLALVEGWVDEVTATTVSRWMPHAANALSEVVRRRRATNSPAQQLFSALVGLELAPRRIRDAANLWAGLTRERGVAGRDAVWAHPDLMPSADDLDDPLRLLAPDQDTAAGDEMDVELAQLLEQAERERRDESGNADD
- a CDS encoding YlbL family protein, which encodes MTKQGWTAVVSTALFVMLIIAISLIPVPFVRWSSGPAIDLLGSNGDNSVLQISGANSYPATGELLLPTVSVTKADSEMTLPQAFLAYVMPDETVLPREKVYPAGLPADQQQGNENKLMTDSQRDAAVAALMAAGIPVQPLPQVTQVSSSGPSYGKVEVGDLISTVNGSVVERRSEVRAILNQEQPGSVIRLGLLRANQQLEVFVVAVASQDDPSVAQIGVELENSYQHSVDVQLNITPGVVGSSGGLPFALAIYDDLTSGALIDGRVVAATGTITATGDVGSIGALRQKLRGAEHAGAQIMLVPEGNCVDIEGVDTSVTVVKVTKLTDAITSLELLKNPSTADQVPRC
- a CDS encoding PPA1309 family protein, which gives rise to MLSNHEQQTEALLAGLIEVERYVGVAGWDQPARLFALVPTTALLEAEPALADQLTVTGPDALSSIEQDGFHPGTDLMTALSQICWPPTVAGCALSTERSFLPAGAEQDIPANPELAAEFVAQHPQRQDLRVVAGAVRATDGAILTHCVARVATNPDDLLVGADMVPALTQAVAWTLQDNEGNS